The Nitrosomonadales bacterium nucleotide sequence CGAACAGTGCCACCAGCAATAATACGAACAATCCCGCGCCGATCTTTCCCCACGGCAGCGGCTTGCGTGCTGCACGCGCGGCAGCCGCTTCTTTCACGGAAGCCTTGCGCGCTTCTTCCGCCTTCTTCGCCTCGAGGTCGACCTGCGCCTTGGCTGCTGCTTCAGCCGCGCGCTGTTCCGCTTCCGCCCATGCTTTTGCCTGAGCACCGGCAAGCGCCTGCACATCTTCTTCAGACGGCATTCTCGGTTCGGCGGCAACCGGCTTAGCCGGTTCTTCCGCGGGCGCCTGTGATTCAGGCTCTGGCGTCAGTTCTTTCGGTGGAACCGGTTCTTCCTCCAGCTTGCTTTTAGGCTGTGACGGCTCCGCTTCAACGGGCGCATCTGCAACTGGCTGTTCTGTTTTTTCTTCCTGCATATTGAACAGCTCTATGCCACCCATCAGTTGCGCGTCGGTATCCTGTTTCTCTTCTTTATCTTCATGCTGTACATGATGTACATGTTCTTCCGGCGGTGCAGGAGTGTCTTCTGTCGCACCGATAGTGAACGGTTCCAGCTTGATCGATGATGTCTTCCCGGCCGTTTCCGGTTGCGCAGCTTCGGCAGATAATACTGCAGCTTCGACCTCTTCGCGTTCCTTGGCTTCGGCTTCTTCTTTGGCGCGACGCTCGGCTTCTTCACGCGCTTTGGCTTCTGCCTCGGCCTTGGCTTTGGCGGCTTCCTCTTCCGCTTTCAGGCGGGCAGCTTCGGCCTCTTCTTTGGCGCGGCGCTCGGCTTCTTCACGCGCTTTGGCTTCTGCCTCGGCCTTGGCTTTGGCGGCTTCCTCTTCCGCTTTCAGGCGGGCAGCTTCGGCCTCTTCTTTGGCACGGCGCTCGGCTTCTTCACGTTCCCTGGCTTCAGCTTCTGCCTTGGCACGGCGCTCGGCTTCTTCACGCGCTTTGGCTTCTGCCTCGGCCTTGGCTTTGGCGGCTTCCTCTTCCGCTTTCAGGCGGGCAGCTTCGGCCTCTTCTTTGGCACGGCGCTCGGCTTCTTCACGTTCCCTGGCTTCAGCTTCTGCCTTGGCACGGCGCTCGGCTTCTTCACGCGCTTTGGCTTCTGCCTCGGCCTTGGCTTTGGCGGCTTCCTCTTCCGCTTTCAGGCGGGCAGCTTCGGCCTCCTCTTTGGCACGGCGCTCGGCTTCTTCACGCGCTTTGGCTTCTGCCTCGGCCTTGGCTTTGGCGGCTTCCTCTTCCGCTTTCAGGCGGGCAGCTTCGGCCTCTTCTTTGGCGCGACGCTCGGCTTCTTCACGTTCCCTGGCTTCCGCTTCCGCCTTGGCTTCGGCTGCTGCTCTAGCTTTTGCTTCCGCTTCTGCCTTGGCCTTGGCTTCGGCTGCTGCTCTGGCTTTTGCTTCCGCTTCTGCCTTGGCCTTGGCTTCGGCTGCTGCTCTGGCTTTTGCTTCCGCTTCTGCCTTGGCCTTGGCTTCGGCTGCTGCTCTGGCTTTTGCTTCCGCTGCCGCCTTGGCTTTTGCCTCCGCCTTGGCTTTATCTTCCGCTTCCGCCGCGGCGGCGGCGGCGGCCAAGTCTTCCGCAGAAGGCGCGCGGAACACCGAGGTAAAGTCCAACTCCTCGGCACTTTCGTCGATTTCAGTTTTTTTCGGGGTGACTAACTTGCTCGGAACGGCCATTTTCGGGATATTGGCCGCCTTATCCTTGTCCTGGATGAAGCCGCCCTTTTCCAGCTCTGCGAACAGTTCGTCCAGTATGCTGCGCAAACTCGGTGCGGCGCGTTTGCTGATCTCGCTATAGGTGGATTTTCCGTCCACCAGCATCAAGGCGCGCTTGGCATCGCCATAGAGTTGCTTGGCGGTGCCGCGCATCTCGTCTTCGCCTTTGCTTGTCTTGATATAAACGGCTTTATCGTCCATGTCTCATTCTAACTGATAGCGTGTACGTATCCTGACTGGAAATCACTTTTTTTCCGGTGGCTTGACCGGAGTTTTCCCTTCGCCCTTCTTGTCATCGTTTTTGCCGAACAGCTTGTTCAAAAACCCACCGACCTTGATCCCCACCGCTGTCCCGATCCCCGGTCCGAGCAACGCGGTCCCTACTGCCGCACCTGCCATGGCCGATCCGCTGGGCCGGACGACCGGATCATCCAGCGTACCCGCAACCACCATCGGCATGCTGACCAGTCCTATCGTCCCCTTGACGTCGGTGTCCAGCATTCCGTTGAGCTGCAACGACGGACTGATGTCGATCTTGCCCTCGGCGCTCAGCGATCCGGAGGAGATTTTCAAACGCCTGAAATGATAACCACCCGCATCGATATTGAGCAAGCCGCTCAAGTCGTCGAAACCGGTTTTTCCTCCCTTGGCGTTGGCCGTTCCGGAACTGCTTGCCGCCTGCACCAGATCCACCTTGCTCAGCATGCCGTTACGCAGGTGGAACTCGCCGGCCAACTTCATGTTTTCGGGAAACCGCTCGAAGGCGTCCAGTCTCATGGAAAATTTCGCTTTGCTATCCATATTCCCGGTAAACAGAACCTCATTGGTCAAAGCTTCGACCAGTGGTTGCATGGCAACATTTGACACGGCGATTTCCGCATCCAGCAGGGTATCGCTGCGATTGATGCTCACCGTGCCGGAAAGCTCCCCACCATAAAGCTTCACCTTCAGGTCGCGCATCTCCAGACGTTCCGGACGCACCGAAACCAGCGACCTGATCTCCTTGAACCGCAACGGAGATTGTGCATTCGCGACGATACGTGCCGTGGCATTGCCGATACGCACTTTCCCGTCAAAGCGGAAATGATCCTGGAGCGCACGCGCGGTGTCTGCCTTGCTGCTGAGCGTTCCCGTCACAGACAACGGGCCGGTCAGTTCGATCTGCTTTTCCAGCAGGGCCATCGCCCGTTCCAGCGTTGTATCGACCCGAGCCAGTTTCGTTTGCAAGCGCCACCCGTCCGAGAACTCGACCTTGCCATCCCCTTCTGCGCGAATGCCTCGCGTTGCAACGACAAATTTCCGTGCGGTGAAATCCTGT carries:
- a CDS encoding AsmA family protein; the protein is MDDKAVYIKTSKGEDEMRGTAKQLYGDAKRALMLVDGKSTYSEISKRAAPSLRSILDELFAELEKGGFIQDKDKAANIPKMAVPSKLVTPKKTEIDESAEELDFTSVFRAPSAEDLAAAAAAAEAEDKAKAEAKAKAAAEAKARAAAEAKAKAEAEAKARAAAEAKAKAEAEAKARAAAEAKAKAEAEAKARAAAEAKAEAEAREREEAERRAKEEAEAARLKAEEEAAKAKAEAEAKAREEAERRAKEEAEAARLKAEEEAAKAKAEAEAKAREEAERRAKAEAEAREREEAERRAKEEAEAARLKAEEEAAKAKAEAEAKAREEAERRAKAEAEAREREEAERRAKEEAEAARLKAEEEAAKAKAEAEAKAREEAERRAKEEAEAARLKAEEEAAKAKAEAEAKAREEAERRAKEEAEAKEREEVEAAVLSAEAAQPETAGKTSSIKLEPFTIGATEDTPAPPEEHVHHVQHEDKEEKQDTDAQLMGGIELFNMQEEKTEQPVADAPVEAEPSQPKSKLEEEPVPPKELTPEPESQAPAEEPAKPVAAEPRMPSEEDVQALAGAQAKAWAEAEQRAAEAAAKAQVDLEAKKAEEARKASVKEAAAARAARKPLPWGKIGAGLFVLLLVALFAVPSVMPMQGYVTGIEQTLTAELQQPVHIGKASGRLLPTPRLELSDVSVGGSGQITVQRAQLDFAFSALFSANKQVSGIELEGLQVDGAALQQVAGWLQQVAAESQHPVAHIKLIQGKLEAEGIQFSGIDGELDFDAAGKFTKARLTSDGGKISVDIDAIPGNKFQTAISVRGSALPLLPNWTFDDLNAKGELSADGLLITDIDSRAFGGVLLGDARLDWRSGWSAQGTLVGKAISLQNVSPLLTGDMDGKAKFRMQADSLSKLADSVVTEGTFVVSKGIITGIDIVETTRLHSKSTLPGGRTHFDELSGELNYANDAYSFGQLRMKAGVLNATGALDISRRQLSGKMFAELSLRGGMGTVPLQIGGTIDGPTLVATR
- a CDS encoding AsmA family protein, producing the protein MKLLKRSIIALFVLLILAGVAVYLIPLDAYVPQIERSLGEQLHTPVSIRHARVAALPLPHLELQGVRLGEREGIAAQSVEVELDMRGLLEGKVVLRRIAVKEGTAHLAQVRQLVEGFSNQSDAAQVVTVRELQLSGMSLLVTPELTIGPLEGKLEFEQNGQLERVWFAMDEQKAMLVLQPLPERRFSLLMQARGWMLPQLRKFPLDDLQIEGVLSEQDFTARKFVVATRGIRAEGDGKVEFSDGWRLQTKLARVDTTLERAMALLEKQIELTGPLSVTGTLSSKADTARALQDHFRFDGKVRIGNATARIVANAQSPLRFKEIRSLVSVRPERLEMRDLKVKLYGGELSGTVSINRSDTLLDAEIAVSNVAMQPLVEALTNEVLFTGNMDSKAKFSMRLDAFERFPENMKLAGEFHLRNGMLSKVDLVQAASSSGTANAKGGKTGFDDLSGLLNIDAGGYHFRRLKISSGSLSAEGKIDISPSLQLNGMLDTDVKGTIGLVSMPMVVAGTLDDPVVRPSGSAMAGAAVGTALLGPGIGTAVGIKVGGFLNKLFGKNDDKKGEGKTPVKPPEKK